From a region of the Deltaproteobacteria bacterium genome:
- a CDS encoding cation-translocating P-type ATPase: MVQIKERTIKWHSLSVADAYAKLDSSDSGLSSAEAMSRLRRDGKNVIEQATRTTVAELLLKQFNNYFIFILLAAALISASLGVLEGSMQEAIEASLILLIVGFIVALGFYQEYRAERELEALKNLLSPLASVIRDGGESEIDASTLVVGDVVKLVEGKKVPADCKIIRSNQLRVDESSLTGESLPVEKILGDLDESTLIGDRTNMLFGGTAVVHGHSLALVVETGMKTELGIIASSLQAIKKEKTPLQERLDKLGKQFGLATLVLCVAMFLLGYFGQAKSFIEIFMISVALGVAAVPEGLPGVVTIALARGVRRMVKINCIVRKLTAVETLGSTTVICTDKTGTLTKNEMTAKKLWADGKMYSLLDKGVGTVGALLDENGNKCGAIPDVVKKQVLIGVLCNHATMQNGSVSGDPTEAALVSLGAKLGFVKSSLVNDYERLDEIPFDSKRKMASFLYGAPDGRYVYSLGAPEVILGRSNRIISAERVELLTPLLRDKVLATYDGLASDAYRVLGFSYRPCADGVLLEDLEPSDVFIGLVGIIDPPREEVREAVSKCVAAGIKVVMITGDYQLTAKAIAKDLGIFKDSDTILTGGELAQKSDAEFLETVEEVSVYARVSPSDKLKIVEALQARGHVVAMTGDGVNDAPALKKSDIGVAMGLSGTDVSKEAADMVLADDNFSSIVRAVEEGRGIYDNIRKFFAYLVSGNVGEIILVFVSSALTSLPVALTASQILVINLISDGLPALALGLDPFEPNAMTRRPRPKDEPIYRGLSPFLLGYPLVMATITLLLVYWVYDSSNANLAQAQTTAFISVAIFELFHGFSARSTRFPVWKVGFTQNKYLLLAMSLSFIFVCALLYLPVNIPYTNHSLQAVMSLTPLPFSLLMTVIAASTLGFIYIELHKFLRCRASLKVSANR; the protein is encoded by the coding sequence ATGGTGCAAATAAAAGAAAGAACGATTAAGTGGCATTCGCTCTCAGTTGCGGATGCCTATGCCAAACTTGATTCGAGCGATAGCGGTCTAAGCAGCGCAGAGGCTATGTCGCGGCTAAGGAGAGATGGCAAGAACGTAATCGAGCAAGCTACTCGCACGACTGTTGCTGAACTCCTTCTAAAGCAATTCAATAACTATTTTATATTTATCCTTTTAGCAGCGGCTCTAATCTCTGCAAGTCTAGGAGTCCTTGAGGGAAGTATGCAGGAGGCCATTGAGGCATCTTTAATTCTCTTAATTGTTGGTTTTATTGTCGCACTGGGTTTTTATCAAGAGTATCGCGCTGAAAGAGAGTTAGAAGCTTTGAAAAATCTATTGTCACCTCTTGCAAGCGTTATTCGGGACGGCGGTGAAAGCGAAATCGATGCGTCGACTTTAGTTGTGGGAGATGTAGTCAAACTAGTTGAGGGCAAGAAAGTTCCAGCAGATTGCAAGATAATAAGGTCTAATCAACTTCGAGTAGATGAGTCATCTCTTACCGGTGAGTCTCTCCCGGTCGAAAAGATCCTTGGAGATTTAGATGAGTCTACTTTAATTGGCGATCGAACTAATATGCTCTTTGGCGGCACTGCTGTTGTGCATGGCCATTCATTGGCGTTAGTAGTTGAAACAGGAATGAAGACCGAGCTAGGTATAATAGCTAGTTCCTTGCAGGCTATAAAAAAGGAAAAAACCCCCTTGCAGGAGCGCCTGGACAAGCTGGGAAAGCAGTTTGGCCTAGCGACATTAGTTCTCTGCGTAGCAATGTTTTTGCTGGGGTATTTTGGCCAGGCAAAATCTTTTATCGAAATATTTATGATTAGCGTTGCTCTTGGTGTTGCCGCAGTTCCGGAAGGTTTACCGGGTGTGGTTACAATAGCGTTGGCGCGAGGAGTTAGGCGCATGGTTAAAATTAACTGCATAGTTAGAAAACTTACTGCAGTTGAAACCCTTGGTTCTACCACTGTTATATGCACAGATAAAACTGGAACTCTTACGAAAAATGAGATGACAGCTAAGAAGCTTTGGGCCGATGGAAAAATGTATTCGCTCTTAGATAAAGGGGTTGGCACTGTTGGTGCCTTATTAGACGAGAATGGGAATAAGTGTGGAGCGATACCAGATGTGGTGAAAAAGCAAGTATTGATTGGTGTGCTTTGCAATCATGCCACTATGCAAAATGGCTCGGTAAGCGGAGATCCCACGGAAGCCGCTCTCGTATCTCTTGGTGCAAAACTGGGTTTTGTTAAAAGCAGCTTGGTAAATGACTATGAGCGCTTGGATGAAATTCCATTTGATTCAAAGCGCAAGATGGCTAGTTTTCTTTATGGTGCGCCTGACGGCAGGTACGTATATTCGCTCGGTGCGCCGGAGGTAATTTTAGGTAGGTCTAATAGAATCATTTCCGCGGAAAGAGTAGAGTTGTTAACGCCATTGTTGCGGGACAAAGTGCTCGCTACGTATGACGGCCTTGCAAGCGATGCTTATAGAGTGTTGGGTTTTTCATATCGCCCTTGTGCCGATGGCGTTTTGTTGGAAGATTTAGAACCAAGCGATGTCTTTATTGGGCTAGTAGGCATTATAGATCCCCCGCGCGAGGAAGTAAGGGAGGCTGTAAGTAAGTGCGTAGCGGCAGGTATAAAGGTAGTCATGATTACTGGCGACTATCAGCTTACGGCTAAAGCTATTGCCAAGGATTTGGGTATATTTAAGGATAGCGATACTATCTTAACTGGTGGCGAGTTGGCGCAGAAGAGTGACGCAGAGTTTTTAGAAACCGTAGAAGAGGTTTCAGTATACGCGCGAGTTTCCCCAAGCGACAAGTTAAAGATTGTCGAAGCTCTTCAGGCGCGAGGTCACGTCGTTGCCATGACGGGCGATGGCGTAAATGATGCGCCGGCTCTAAAAAAATCCGACATAGGCGTAGCTATGGGTCTTTCGGGTACGGATGTTAGCAAAGAGGCAGCTGACATGGTGCTAGCGGATGACAATTTTTCATCCATTGTTAGGGCGGTAGAGGAGGGGAGAGGGATTTACGATAACATTCGTAAGTTCTTTGCGTATTTGGTTTCTGGCAATGTAGGCGAAATAATTTTGGTTTTTGTGAGCAGTGCGCTAACTTCTCTTCCCGTAGCTCTTACTGCGTCGCAGATTCTAGTGATTAATCTCATTAGTGATGGTTTGCCGGCTTTAGCTCTTGGTCTCGATCCTTTTGAGCCAAATGCCATGACTCGCCGACCGCGCCCTAAAGACGAGCCCATTTATCGGGGCCTTAGCCCATTTTTGCTAGGCTATCCCTTAGTGATGGCGACTATTACTTTGCTCCTGGTGTATTGGGTTTACGATTCTAGTAATGCCAATTTGGCGCAAGCCCAAACTACGGCTTTTATTTCTGTTGCGATATTTGAACTATTTCACGGTTTTTCCGCCCGTTCCACTCGCTTTCCAGTGTGGAAAGTAGGCTTTACTCAGAACAAATACTTGCTCTTGGCCATGAG